The sequence AGGACAGCCCGGGTGCGAACTGCTCGATGTCCAGGCCGCGGGAGAGGCCCAGCTCCACGTAGGCGAAGCCGTCGGCCAGCGTGTACGCCAGCTCCTGCGCGGCGGTCGAGCCCGCCTCGCGGATGTGGTAGCCCGAGACGCTGATCGGCTTGTACGCCGGGACGTGCTCGGCGCAGTACTCCATGAGGTCGCCGATCAGGCGCAGGTGCGGCTCGGGCGGGAAGAGCCACTCCTTCTGCGCGATGTACTCCTTGAAGATGTCGGTCTGCAGCGTGCCGTTGAGGCGGCCGATGTCGGCGCCCTGGCGCTCGGCGGCGGCCAGGTACATGCAGAACACCGGGACGGCGGGGCCGCTGATGGTCATCGACGTCGTCGTCGCCTCGAGGTCGATGCCGTCGAAGAGCTCATCCATGTCCACCGCGGAGTCGATGGCGACGCCGCAGTGCCCGACCTCGCCGAGGCTGCGGGGATCGTCGGAGTCGCGGCCCATGAGGGTGGGCATGTCGAACGCGACCGACAGCCCGCCGCCGCCCTCGGCCAGGATCATCTTGTAGCGCTCGTTGGTCTGCTTCGCGTTGCCGAAGCCCGCGAACTGGCGGATCGTCCACGCCCGCCCGCGGTAGCCGGTGGCGTGCAACCCCCGGGTGAAGGGGAACTCCCCCGGGTAGCCGATGCGCTCGAAGTTCTCGACGGCGCTCTCGTCGGCCGGGCCGTACACCGGATCGACCTCGACGCCCGAGAGGGTGGTGAAGTCGGCGTTCCGCACCCGCCCCGCCGCGAGCGCCGCCTCGTACCGCTGCTGCCACCGCTGCCGCGCGTCCTGGGACATGACCAGATGCTAGGACGTCCAACTATCGTGTGTCGACCGTCACCCGGCTCGATCTCCGGCGACGTCCCCGGCGCCCAGCCGCACCTTCCGCAGCGTGCCGAACAGCTGCTCCCGCTCCGCCTCGGAGAGCTCGGCCAGCCCGAACTCCACGGCCGTGAGCGCCGTGGTCGCCACCTCGACCACCGCGCGCCCGCGGTCGGTGATCGCCGCCAGCACCCCGCGGCCGTCGGCCGGGTTCGGCCGCCGGTCCACGTAGCCCGCGGCCACCAGGCGGTCGATCGCGTTGGTGACGCTGGTCGGGTGCACCATCAGCCGGCTGCCGATGACCTTCAGCGGGAGCTCGCCGCTGCGGCTGAAGGTGAGCAGCACGAGCACCTCGTACCGGGCGAAGGTCAGCCCGTGCGGCCTGAGCACCTCGTCGAAGCGGGCGAGCAGGATCTGCTGCACCCGGAAGACCGACGTCGCCGCGCGCATGGCCGACGCCGGGCCGAAGCGCTGCTCCCACGTCTCCCCGGCCCGCTCGATCGGGTCGAAGGGCAACCCCAGCGGTCGGACCATGAGCGGCACGCTACCGGGCCACTTCGCCGTGCCGAGATGGCCAGCGGACCGGTATCACCCGTCGGCGAAGGTGGTTCCCAGCCCATCTCGGCGCGGATCTGTGGACGACGACCGGGCAGCCCCCCGCGGTAGGCCAGGGTCCGGTCGTGCCCAGACCTCCGGTGCGTCCACCCCCGTCTCCAGGCCATCGTCTTCCGTGGCTCCGCCGCGGTGCGCGCCGGGCTGCTGACCCGGCACCAGGTGCAGAGCTCGGCGTGGCGGCGGGTCTTCCCCGACGTCTACGCCTGCGCGTCGCTCGACCTCACCCATGAGCTCCGCGCTGGAGCCGCCACGAGACTCCTCGTCCCCGGCGCGGTGGCCTGCGGGCGAACCGCAGCGGTGCTGTGGGGAGTCGGCCTCGCCACGCCCGACGACGACGACGAGTGCACCATTCCCCGGAGCTCGGGGGTCGGTCCTGTCGCCGGCATCCGCGTGAACCGGCGTGCGCTGCACCCCGACGACGTCACCGAACGCACGGCGTGCCCCTCGGCGGCGGCCCGGGTCAGCGGAGGGTGGGGCGCAGCGGCGGGAGGTGCCGGATGCCGAACACCTCGCGCAGCGCGACCTGGGCGGCGTTGTCCCCGCACGCGCCGTGCACGGCGGGACCGGGCGGGGTCGCCGCCGAGGCGAGGTAGACGCCAGACACCGGCGTCTTGTACGTGTTCCACCGGGGCACCGGACGGGCCAGCATCTGCCGCAGCGTCGCCTGGCCGTTGGAGATGTCCCCACCGGGGTAGCTGGGGTTCCACTCCTCCATCGCCACCGCGTTCTTCGTGTACCGCTCGAGCACCGTGTCGCGGAATCCGGGGGCGAAGCGCTCGATCTGCCGCTCGATGGCGTCGGTCATGTCGACGTCGGCACCGTGCGGCACGTGGACGTAGGCCCAGAGGATGTGCCCGCCTTCCGGTGCGCGGGTGGGATCGGGCACCGTGGGCTGCACTGCGAGCACGTACGGACGGTCGGGAATCTCCCCGCGGTTGGGGGCACGCTCACCGGCGATGGTCTCGTCCAGGTTGCCGGCGACGTGGACGGTGCCGGCCCGTCGGACATCGGGGTTGGTCCACGGCACCGGTTCGGACAGGATCCAGTCGATCTTGAAGACGCCCGCGCCGTGGCGGTACCGGGACACCCAGCGGCGGTAGCCTTCGTGCACCCGGTCGCCGGCCATCGCGACGAAGGCCCGCGGGGTGGTGTCGAGCAGCACGGCCGGGACGCCGTCGAACTCGCGCAGGTCGGTGACGTGGTGGCCGGTGACCACCTCGCCGCCCTGCTCCTCGAGCGCGGTCACCATCGCGTCGGCGAGCCGCTGCGACCCGCCCTCGATCAGCGGCCACCCGACGTGGTGGGACAACATCGTGAGCAGCATGCCCAGCGCGGAGGTCAGCGGCTGGCTGAGGTCGAGCATGCCGTGCGCGGCCGCGCCCCCGAGCAGCGCCCGGGCCTCCTCGCTGTCGAAGTGCCGCTGCGCCAGCCAGCGCACGTTGGGCAGGCCGGCGAGGCCGAACGTGGCGATCTGCGGCACGCTGCGCGTCGGCAGCCGCCGCAGCCGGCTGGTCAGGAAGAAGTCGACGACGTCGGTCCCGTGCTCCACCAGCGGCCCGAACAGCCGGCGGTAGGCGTCCGCGTCCGCGCCCAGCCCCACCGCCGTCTCCTCCAGTGACCGGACCGACACCGCCGCGCGCCCGCCGTCGAGCGGATGCGCGAAGTTGATCTCCGGGTGCACCAGGCGCACACCGCGGCTCTCC is a genomic window of Blastococcus sp. HT6-30 containing:
- a CDS encoding MarR family transcriptional regulator; the encoded protein is MVRPLGLPFDPIERAGETWEQRFGPASAMRAATSVFRVQQILLARFDEVLRPHGLTFARYEVLVLLTFSRSGELPLKVIGSRLMVHPTSVTNAIDRLVAAGYVDRRPNPADGRGVLAAITDRGRAVVEVATTALTAVEFGLAELSEAEREQLFGTLRKVRLGAGDVAGDRAG
- a CDS encoding NAD(P)/FAD-dependent oxidoreductase; this translates as MNGKADAVVVGAGPNGLAAALRLSAAGLRVQVVEAAERPGGGLRTEELMRPGYHHDVCSIVQPMAAAAPFFREFDPESRGVRLVHPEINFAHPLDGGRAAVSVRSLEETAVGLGADADAYRRLFGPLVEHGTDVVDFFLTSRLRRLPTRSVPQIATFGLAGLPNVRWLAQRHFDSEEARALLGGAAAHGMLDLSQPLTSALGMLLTMLSHHVGWPLIEGGSQRLADAMVTALEEQGGEVVTGHHVTDLREFDGVPAVLLDTTPRAFVAMAGDRVHEGYRRWVSRYRHGAGVFKIDWILSEPVPWTNPDVRRAGTVHVAGNLDETIAGERAPNRGEIPDRPYVLAVQPTVPDPTRAPEGGHILWAYVHVPHGADVDMTDAIERQIERFAPGFRDTVLERYTKNAVAMEEWNPSYPGGDISNGQATLRQMLARPVPRWNTYKTPVSGVYLASAATPPGPAVHGACGDNAAQVALREVFGIRHLPPLRPTLR